One genomic region from Magallana gigas chromosome 3, xbMagGiga1.1, whole genome shotgun sequence encodes:
- the LOC105318673 gene encoding uncharacterized protein isoform X2, which translates to MIRIVIIGMLATVAMGQMFGGMDISSMMSSINPEMLKDLTPEKIEDALKNLPPQMKDMMHSMGVDESQLEDMVKNLPKDMDLSALADQVKDNAAFNTDQIKDMMKGMGIEGDLNDIIPKMKKDLLKQVEKDLDMKIEDVDTSDIVGKLKEKIMGDLKEEGLDLSNPEELKRQILEEMKVSYGVEPDMDNDEFKQMIVKNIISDLQEAGFEVDPEKPEESLMKVREIANEKAKEFGFDFSEGFSFDSITNTIMEKLRAFGVPVDEPNKLLPYIMEKAQEYWPMIEEMMMAQTMPPMQPAPMPMGPAPQYGAPLTLNLEINVDGGDRPTNVGMPGSHFSEEEVSEIFQDLLHYRTLAKSLIAKNEMLHHRIEALESRRPPMSKSPMLNALMHKYHEEN; encoded by the exons ATGATCCGAATTGTAATTATTGGAATGCTGGCAACAGTTGCCATGGGCCAAA TGTTTGGCGGTATGGACATCTCAAGCATGATGTCAAGCATCAACCCAGAGATGTTGAAAGACCTTACCCCAGAGAAAATCGAGGATGCCCTCAAGAACCTCCCCCCTCAAATGAAGGACATGATGCACAGCATGG GAGTGGACGAGTCCCAGCTTGAGGATATGGTTAAGAACCTGCCCAAGGACATGGACCTGAGCGCCCTGGCTGACCAGGTCAAGGACAACGCCGCCTTTAACACTGACCAGATCAAGGACATGATGAAAGGGATGGGAATTGAAG GTGATCTCAACGATATCATCCCCAAGATGAAGAAAGATCTCCTGAAACAGGTCGAGAAAGACCTTGACATGAAAATCGAGGATG TCGACACCAGCGACATTGTCGGAAAATTGAAGGAGAAGATCATGGGAGACCTGAAGGAGGAAGGCTTGGACCTGAGCAACCCCGAAGAGCTGAAGAGACAGATTCTGGAGGAGATGAAAGTATCTTATGGCGTAGAAC CTGATATGGACAACGATGAGTTCAAGCAGATGATCGTCAAAAACATCATCAGTGATCTGCAGGAGGCAGGGTTTGAAGTCGACCCAGAGAAACCAGAGGAGTCCCTCATGAAAGTCAGAGAAATCGCCAACGAGAAGGCCAAGGAATTCGGATTCGATTTCTCCGAAGGTTTCAGCTTCGACTCTATTACAAACACAATCATGGAGAAACTGAGAGCTTTCGGCGTCCCAGTcg ATGAGCCCAACAAGCTGTTGCCGTACATCATGGAGAAAGCCCAGGAATACTGGCCAATGATCGAGGAAATGATGATGGCCCAGACCATGCCCCCAATGCAGCCCGCCCCAATGCCCATGGGCCCAGCTCCTCAATATGGAG CTCCCCTGACCTTGAACCTTGAGATCAATGTGGATGGTGGTGACAGGCCCACCAATGTCGGTATGCCCGGCAGCCATTTCTCCGAGGAGGAAGTCAGCGAGATTTTCCAGGATCTTCTTCACTA ccGTACTTTGGCAAAGAGCCTCATCGCCAAAAACGAGATGCTGCACCACCGTATCGAGGCCCTCGAGAGCAGGAGGCCACCAATGTCCAAGTCCCCCATGCTTAACGCTCTGATGCACAAATACCATGAGGAAAACTAA
- the LOC105318673 gene encoding uncharacterized protein isoform X1, with product MIRIVIIGMLATVAMGQMFGGMDISSMMSSINPEMLKDLTPEKIEDALKNLPPQMKDMMHSMGVDESQLEDMVKNLPKDMDLSALADQVKDNAAFNTDQIKDMMKGMGIEGDLHMCDLNDIIPKMKKDLLKQVEKDLDMKIEDVDTSDIVGKLKEKIMGDLKEEGLDLSNPEELKRQILEEMKVSYGVEPDMDNDEFKQMIVKNIISDLQEAGFEVDPEKPEESLMKVREIANEKAKEFGFDFSEGFSFDSITNTIMEKLRAFGVPVDEPNKLLPYIMEKAQEYWPMIEEMMMAQTMPPMQPAPMPMGPAPQYGAPLTLNLEINVDGGDRPTNVGMPGSHFSEEEVSEIFQDLLHYRTLAKSLIAKNEMLHHRIEALESRRPPMSKSPMLNALMHKYHEEN from the exons ATGATCCGAATTGTAATTATTGGAATGCTGGCAACAGTTGCCATGGGCCAAA TGTTTGGCGGTATGGACATCTCAAGCATGATGTCAAGCATCAACCCAGAGATGTTGAAAGACCTTACCCCAGAGAAAATCGAGGATGCCCTCAAGAACCTCCCCCCTCAAATGAAGGACATGATGCACAGCATGG GAGTGGACGAGTCCCAGCTTGAGGATATGGTTAAGAACCTGCCCAAGGACATGGACCTGAGCGCCCTGGCTGACCAGGTCAAGGACAACGCCGCCTTTAACACTGACCAGATCAAGGACATGATGAAAGGGATGGGAATTGAAGGTGACCTTCATATGT GTGATCTCAACGATATCATCCCCAAGATGAAGAAAGATCTCCTGAAACAGGTCGAGAAAGACCTTGACATGAAAATCGAGGATG TCGACACCAGCGACATTGTCGGAAAATTGAAGGAGAAGATCATGGGAGACCTGAAGGAGGAAGGCTTGGACCTGAGCAACCCCGAAGAGCTGAAGAGACAGATTCTGGAGGAGATGAAAGTATCTTATGGCGTAGAAC CTGATATGGACAACGATGAGTTCAAGCAGATGATCGTCAAAAACATCATCAGTGATCTGCAGGAGGCAGGGTTTGAAGTCGACCCAGAGAAACCAGAGGAGTCCCTCATGAAAGTCAGAGAAATCGCCAACGAGAAGGCCAAGGAATTCGGATTCGATTTCTCCGAAGGTTTCAGCTTCGACTCTATTACAAACACAATCATGGAGAAACTGAGAGCTTTCGGCGTCCCAGTcg ATGAGCCCAACAAGCTGTTGCCGTACATCATGGAGAAAGCCCAGGAATACTGGCCAATGATCGAGGAAATGATGATGGCCCAGACCATGCCCCCAATGCAGCCCGCCCCAATGCCCATGGGCCCAGCTCCTCAATATGGAG CTCCCCTGACCTTGAACCTTGAGATCAATGTGGATGGTGGTGACAGGCCCACCAATGTCGGTATGCCCGGCAGCCATTTCTCCGAGGAGGAAGTCAGCGAGATTTTCCAGGATCTTCTTCACTA ccGTACTTTGGCAAAGAGCCTCATCGCCAAAAACGAGATGCTGCACCACCGTATCGAGGCCCTCGAGAGCAGGAGGCCACCAATGTCCAAGTCCCCCATGCTTAACGCTCTGATGCACAAATACCATGAGGAAAACTAA